The window TGTCGACCCGCGCAAGGCCGACCAGATGGTCCGTGGCACCGTGAACCTCCCGCACGGCACCGGTAAGACCGCCCGGGTCCTGGTCTTCGCGACCGGTGACCGTGCCGAGGCAGCGACCGCCGCGGGCGCCGACATCGTCGGCTCCGACGAACTCATCGACGAGGTGGCGAAGGGCCGTCTGGACTTCGACGCCGTCGTTGCCACCCCGGACCTCATGGGCAAGGTCGGCCGCCTGGGCCGTGTCCTCGGCCCGCGTGGTCTGATGCCGAACCCGAAGACCGGCACCGTGACCCCGGACGTGGCCAAGGCCGTGACCGAGATCAAGGGCGGCAAGATCGAGTTCCGCGTCGACAAGCACTCGAACCTGCACTTCATCATCGGCAAGACCTCGTTCGACGAGACCCAGCTGGTGGAGAACTACGGCGCCGCGCTGGAGGAGATCCTCCGTCTGAAGCCGTCCGCCGCCAAGGGTCGCTACATCCGGAAGGCCGCGATCAGCACCACGATCGGCCCCGGCATCCCGCTCGACCCGAACCGCACCCGCAACCTCCTCGTCGAGGAGGACCCGGCCGCCGTCTGAGCCTGACGCTCACCGGCAGCCGCGTCGCACACGCGATTCCAGGACGGGCCCCGCAACCTTTCGAGGTGCGGGGCCCGTCCCTCTTTGTCAGATGCCCGTTTCCGGACCGGGTGTCAGTGCCCTGCGCTAGCGTGCAAGGCACAGGAATCGCATAGGGGGACGAATGAAGAGCACTGCCGTGCGACGCGCGACTGTCTCGATCGCGATGGCCGCCGCGCTGACGGGGGTCGCGGCCTGTAGCGGCTCGGACTCCGAAGGGGGCTCGGGCGGGAGTTCCGGCGGGGGCGACAAGGCGGCCGGCAAGGCCAAGACGCAGGCGAACCCGATCGTGGCCCTGCGCTCCGTCGAGAAGTCCACCGACAAGGCCGACTCCGCCAAGGTCGAGTCCACCACGACCATGGGCACGATGATGTCCATGGAGGCGGACGGCGCCCTCGGCTGGTCCGACGGCCTCACCGGCACCCTGACGATCACGTACACCGGCGGCACGATGGCCGACCAGATGCGCCAGCTGGGCACCACCTCCATGGAGGCCCGCTATCTGCCGGACGCCTACTACGCGAAGATGGGCGACAAGTTCGCCGAGCAGTCCGGCGGCAAGCACTGGATCAAGTACGCGTACGACGACCTGGCGGACCTCGCCGGCGGATCGGGCGCGTACATGAAGGACCAGATGCAGAACACCACGCCGAACCAGTCGGTGAAGCTCCTGCTGGCCTCCGGGGACGTCAAGAAGGTCGGCGAGGAGAAGGTGCGCGGCGAGAACACCACGCACTACTCGGGCACGGTCGACGTGGCGGACCTCGCGGGTGAGAGCTCGAACCTCACCGCGGACCAACTGGCCGACATGAAGCGCCAGCTGGAACAGGCCGGAGTCACCACCGAGACCATCGACATATGGGTCAACGACGAGGATCTGCTGGTCAAGAAGGTCGAGAAGGGCGAGCTGGCGACCGGCTCGATGTCCTCGACGGCGTTCTACAGCGACTACGGCGTGAAGGTCTCCACCGAGGAGCCCCCGGCCGGTGACACCGCCGACTTCAAGGACCTGATGCAGACTCAGCCGGCGGCTTGAGAGCTCTCGTACGGGACACAGGTGGGGGCGCCACCCAGGCGTCCCAGGCGTCCCGGCTGTTCACATGGGCCTCAAGGAACTCGGAGGACTGGCCGAGTCCCTCTGGGATACGCTCGCGCCCTGTCTGTGAGTCGCTCATCTGTTCCTTGGGGGGAACCATGAAGTTTTCTGTGCGCGGATCCGTGCGTCGTAGGACGACCGGTGCGGCACTCGCCGCGCTGGTGCTCGCCGGGGGTGCCGTCGGCTGTTCGAAGGACAGCGCGAGCCAGGAGTCGCCGAAGATGACGCCCGCCGCGGCCGTGGCCAAGGCGGCGAAGAACACGGAGGACATCACCTCCATCAGCTACCGGATGACCGGCAGGACCCCTGAGGAGGGGCGCGTCAAGGCCGATGCCCAGATGCGCATGAAGCCCGACGTCGCCATGAGCATGAAGATGACCGCCCTCGACCAGGGCGCGGACGGCACCGCCGAGATCCGCCTCGTCGACAAGGCGATGTACATAGGCGGCGGCGCCGCGGCCGCCAAGGAGATGGACGGCAAGAGCTGGATCAAGTTCGACCTGTCCACGCTGGGCGACGACGCGCTGGGGGGCGCGGCTCCGGGCGCCGGTACGGCCGACAAGAACCCGGCCCAGGAGTCCACCTTCCTCACCGGCTCCAAGGACGTGAAGAAGGTCGGCACCGAGAAGGTCGACGGCGTCGAGACCACGCACTACAAGGGCACCGTCACCCTCGACGAGTTCCGCAAGTCCCTCAAGGACGAGAGCAAGGCCACCCGCGAGCAGCGGGAGAAGAGCCTTGAGCAGTACGAGAAGATGGGCGTGGACGCGCTCACGATGGACATGTGGATCGACGGCGACGACCGCACCAAGCAGTTCCGTATGCAGGGTGACGCCGACAAGGGCAAGCTCGACATGACCATCACCTTCGTCGACTACAACAAGCCCGTGACGGTCGAGGCGCCGCCCGCCAAGGACGTCATGGACCTGGCCGAGATGATGGGCGACATCGAGAGCTGACATCGGCGTCGGCCGGCGTATGACGTCGGCCGACGTACGGATTTGCTTGACAGCGACCCGTTCACGTAACCTTCCACAGAAGCCAAAGACCGCTGGTCGTTGCCGTGTGCTCCTAGAGGGCGCGGTGACCGAAGGATCCGCTGAAACTGCGGACGACCCGCGTAGGTGACTGTGGATGAACTCCCGGGCAGTCCTGTACTTCGTACGGATCCGTTCGGTCGAGTCACGCCCCGTGCGCCTGCGCCGGGGCGTTTCGTTTTCCCAGTCTCCTTCTGAGCGGTCCTCATCACCCGGAAGGAGGCCACGCTTATGGCAAGGCCCGACAAGGCTGCCGCGGTAGCCGAGCTCGCGGACCAGTTCCGCAGCTCGAACGCCGCTGTGCTGACCGAGTACCGGGGTCTCACCGTGGCGCAGCTCAAGACGCTGCGTCGTTCGCTCGGTGAAGACGCCCAGTACGCCGTGGTGAAGAACACGCTGACCAAGATCGCGGCCAACGAGGCCGGGATCTCGACGCTCGACGACCTGTTCAACGGTCCGACGGCGGTTGCCTTCATCTCCGGTGACCCGGTGACGTCGGCGAAGGGTCTTCGTGACTTCGCCAAGGACAACCCCAACCTCGTCATCAAGGGCGGTGTCCTTGACGGCAAGGCGCTGTCCGCCGACGAGATCAAGAAGCTTGCGGACCTCGAGTCCCGCGAGGTTCTGCTCGCCAAGCTGGCGGGTGCCATGAAGGGCAAGCAGACTCAGGCTGCGCAGCTCTTCCAGGCGCTTCCGTCGAAGTTCGTCCGCACTGCGGAGGCGCTTCGCGTCAAGCTCGAAGAGCAGGGCGGTGCCGAGTAATTCGGCTCGCGCATTGACCGCCGCCTGAGGCGACGGTCGTAGCGGGCCGAACGTACGCCCGCCTCACCAGTACATCCGGCACCTGCCGATTTAGTGGAAGGACGCCATCATGGCGAAGCTGTCCCAGGAAGAGCTGCTCGCGCAGTTCGAGTCCCTCACCCTCATCGAGCTCTCCGAGTTCGTTAAGGCCTTCGAGGAGAAGTTCGACGTCACCGCCGCCGCCGCGGTCGCCGTTGCCGGTCCCGCCGGTGCCGCCGCCCCCGCCGAGGCCGAGGCCGAGCAGGACGAGTTCGACGTCATCCTCACGGGTGCCGGCGACAAGAAGATCCAGGTCATCAAGGTCGTGCGTGAGCTGACCTCCCTGGGTCTCAAGGAGGCCAAGGACCTCGTGGACGGCGCTCCGAAGCCGGTCCTCGAGAAGGTCGCCAAGGACGCCGCCGAGAAGGCCGCCGAGTCCCTCAAGGGCGCCGGCGCCTCCGTCGAGGTCAAGTAACACCACGAGTCGTCCGCCGCGGCGCCTGTGGGCGCCCCGCGGCGGCGGCTCGAGTGAGCCGACACAGCCTCTCCCGCAGGGGCTGTAACGCTGACGCACCGAAGAGCGATCATCCATCTGGGTGGTCGCTCTTCGGCGTTCGAGGGGGCCGTGCGGCGACTGCCTTGCGCTGTCGGTCGCTACGAGTATGGTGATCTTCGTTCGTGCCTCCGGCCGCCCTGTGACGGGCAGCAAGACAGGTTGCAAGACGGGTTGCAAGTGACGATGGCAGCACCCGGTTCGGGCATGGGGGGCCTTGACGAACCGCACGCAGCGCGCAATTCTCAGGACGCGTCGTCACAACGATCCGGATCCGAGGCATGGATCGGTGGCGAAGAGGGCAGTATCGATGTGCATCGAGGGCGTGGCTTGCAGCAGGGGTTGAGAACAACGAGGGTCTTCAAAAACCCGCACTGGACATCAGTGGGCCTAGTGGCTACACTGACCCTTTGCGCTGCCTGTTAGCTGCCTCCTGCCCGTCACCAGGGGCATGCCCTCGCTTCAGCACTGTGGATTGAACCGATCCTGACCTGGCCTTTTGGCTGATTCAGGAAACGGCTGTCCCGGTGTCCGGCTTGGGACCGGTACGCGCGTAGTGAGTCCGAGCCCTCGGAAGGACCCCCTCTTGGCCGCCTCGCGCACTGCCTCCGCGAATACGAACAACGGCGCCAGCACCGCCCCGCTGCGCATCTCTTTTGCAAAGATCAAGGAGCCCCTCGAGGTTCCGAACCTTCTTGCGCTGCAAACCGAGAGCTTCGACTGGCTGCTCGGAAACGACGCGTGGAAGGCTCGTGTCGAGGCGGCTCTGGACAGCGGACAGGACGTCCCCACCAAGTCCGGTCTGGAGGAGATCTTCG is drawn from Streptomyces liliifuscus and contains these coding sequences:
- the rplA gene encoding 50S ribosomal protein L1, producing the protein MSKRSKSLRAADAKIDRDKQYAPLEAVRLAKETSTSKFDGTVEVAFRLGVDPRKADQMVRGTVNLPHGTGKTARVLVFATGDRAEAATAAGADIVGSDELIDEVAKGRLDFDAVVATPDLMGKVGRLGRVLGPRGLMPNPKTGTVTPDVAKAVTEIKGGKIEFRVDKHSNLHFIIGKTSFDETQLVENYGAALEEILRLKPSAAKGRYIRKAAISTTIGPGIPLDPNRTRNLLVEEDPAAV
- a CDS encoding DUF1396 domain-containing protein, which encodes MKFSVRGSVRRRTTGAALAALVLAGGAVGCSKDSASQESPKMTPAAAVAKAAKNTEDITSISYRMTGRTPEEGRVKADAQMRMKPDVAMSMKMTALDQGADGTAEIRLVDKAMYIGGGAAAAKEMDGKSWIKFDLSTLGDDALGGAAPGAGTADKNPAQESTFLTGSKDVKKVGTEKVDGVETTHYKGTVTLDEFRKSLKDESKATREQREKSLEQYEKMGVDALTMDMWIDGDDRTKQFRMQGDADKGKLDMTITFVDYNKPVTVEAPPAKDVMDLAEMMGDIES
- the rplJ gene encoding 50S ribosomal protein L10, translating into MARPDKAAAVAELADQFRSSNAAVLTEYRGLTVAQLKTLRRSLGEDAQYAVVKNTLTKIAANEAGISTLDDLFNGPTAVAFISGDPVTSAKGLRDFAKDNPNLVIKGGVLDGKALSADEIKKLADLESREVLLAKLAGAMKGKQTQAAQLFQALPSKFVRTAEALRVKLEEQGGAE
- the rplL gene encoding 50S ribosomal protein L7/L12, with the protein product MAKLSQEELLAQFESLTLIELSEFVKAFEEKFDVTAAAAVAVAGPAGAAAPAEAEAEQDEFDVILTGAGDKKIQVIKVVRELTSLGLKEAKDLVDGAPKPVLEKVAKDAAEKAAESLKGAGASVEVK